From Acanthopagrus latus isolate v.2019 chromosome 22, fAcaLat1.1, whole genome shotgun sequence, the proteins below share one genomic window:
- the dnajc5ga gene encoding dnaJ (Hsp40) homolog, subfamily C, member 5 gamma a isoform X2 — MAEPNPSRPQRKMSTAGESVYKVLGLEKGASAEDIKKAYRKLALKYHPDKNPDNPEAAEKFKEINNANSILNDETKRKIYDEYGSMGLYVSEQFGEESVKYYFLMSKWWFKGLVLCCTLFTCCCCCCCCCFCCGKCKPPDDDEHYQYVDPEDLEAQIKAEQDGACRAPNMTQPKSTAASKPEINQPKATSRPRPTPQP, encoded by the exons ATGGCTGAACCGAACCCCTCCCGCCCCCAGAGGAAGATGTCCACAGCTGGGGAGAGTGTGTACAAGGTGCTAGGGCTGGAGAAAGGAGCGTCAGCTGAGGACATCAAGAAAGCGTACAG GAAACTAGCACTGAAGTACCACCCAGATAAGAACCCAGACAACCCTGAAGCAGCGGAGAAGTTTAAGGAGATTAACAACGCCAACTCTATTTTAAATGATGAGACCAAGAGGAAGATCTACGACGAGTACGGCTCCATGGGCCTTTACGTCTCCGAACAGTTCGGAGAGGAGAGCGTCAAATATTACTTCCTCATGTCCAAATGGTGGTTTAAG GGTCTGGTGCTGTGCTGCACGttgttcacctgctgctgctgttgctgctgctgctgtttctgctgtggGAAATGTAAACCGCCCGACGATGACGAACACTACCAGTACGTCGACCCTGAAGACCTGGAGGCCCAAATCAAAGCCGAGCAGGATGGAG CCTGTCGAGCCCCTAACATGACCCAGCCAAAATCGACTGCAGCCAGCAAGCCAGAGATCAACCAGCCCAAAGCTACCAGCCGGCCCAGGCCCACACCTCAACCCTGA
- the dnajc5ga gene encoding dnaJ (Hsp40) homolog, subfamily C, member 5 gamma a isoform X3, which translates to MAEPNPSRPQRKMSTAGESVYKVLGLEKGASAEDIKKAYRKLALKYHPDKNPDNPEAAEKFKEINNANSILNDETKRKIYDEYGSMGLYVSEQFGEESVKYYFLMSKWWFKGLVLCCTLFTCCCCCCCCCFCCGKCKPPDDDEHYQYVDPEDLEAQIKAEQDGGK; encoded by the exons ATGGCTGAACCGAACCCCTCCCGCCCCCAGAGGAAGATGTCCACAGCTGGGGAGAGTGTGTACAAGGTGCTAGGGCTGGAGAAAGGAGCGTCAGCTGAGGACATCAAGAAAGCGTACAG GAAACTAGCACTGAAGTACCACCCAGATAAGAACCCAGACAACCCTGAAGCAGCGGAGAAGTTTAAGGAGATTAACAACGCCAACTCTATTTTAAATGATGAGACCAAGAGGAAGATCTACGACGAGTACGGCTCCATGGGCCTTTACGTCTCCGAACAGTTCGGAGAGGAGAGCGTCAAATATTACTTCCTCATGTCCAAATGGTGGTTTAAG GGTCTGGTGCTGTGCTGCACGttgttcacctgctgctgctgttgctgctgctgctgtttctgctgtggGAAATGTAAACCGCCCGACGATGACGAACACTACCAGTACGTCGACCCTGAAGACCTGGAGGCCCAAATCAAAGCCGAGCAGGATGGAG GGAAGTGA
- the dnajc5ga gene encoding dnaJ (Hsp40) homolog, subfamily C, member 5 gamma a isoform X1, with protein sequence MAEPNPSRPQRKMSTAGESVYKVLGLEKGASAEDIKKAYRKLALKYHPDKNPDNPEAAEKFKEINNANSILNDETKRKIYDEYGSMGLYVSEQFGEESVKYYFLMSKWWFKGLVLCCTLFTCCCCCCCCCFCCGKCKPPDDDEHYQYVDPEDLEAQIKAEQDGGFTVIIGQPTSNVGPESPEGQSQPIPLPMPMPMPPAEPQSPTSPAGEENPGETLPESK encoded by the exons ATGGCTGAACCGAACCCCTCCCGCCCCCAGAGGAAGATGTCCACAGCTGGGGAGAGTGTGTACAAGGTGCTAGGGCTGGAGAAAGGAGCGTCAGCTGAGGACATCAAGAAAGCGTACAG GAAACTAGCACTGAAGTACCACCCAGATAAGAACCCAGACAACCCTGAAGCAGCGGAGAAGTTTAAGGAGATTAACAACGCCAACTCTATTTTAAATGATGAGACCAAGAGGAAGATCTACGACGAGTACGGCTCCATGGGCCTTTACGTCTCCGAACAGTTCGGAGAGGAGAGCGTCAAATATTACTTCCTCATGTCCAAATGGTGGTTTAAG GGTCTGGTGCTGTGCTGCACGttgttcacctgctgctgctgttgctgctgctgctgtttctgctgtggGAAATGTAAACCGCCCGACGATGACGAACACTACCAGTACGTCGACCCTGAAGACCTGGAGGCCCAAATCAAAGCCGAGCAGGATGGAG GTTTCACAGTAATCATAGGCCAGCCCACATCTAATGTGGGTCCAGAAAGCCCAGAAGGCCAGAGTCAGCCCATCCCTCTGCCAATGCCAATGCCCATGCCTCCAGCCGAGCCCCAGTCGCCAACCAGTCCGGCCGGGGAAGAAAACCCCGGAGAAACCTTACCAGAGTCGAAATGA
- the cad gene encoding CAD protein has product MATTGSLVLEDGTTFKGLLFGANVSVSGEVVFQTGMVGYPEALTDPSYHCQLLTLTYPLVGNYGTPKDEEGEFGLSKWFESSKIHAAALIIGELADSPSHWSSVKSLDQWLKEQGVPGLQGIDTRCLTKKIREKGTMLGKLVVDGTPEDSIPFDNPDHRNLVQEVSMKEPRVFNPTGSLRITVVDCGIKYNQIRCLAQRGARVTVVPWDHPLDSADFDGLFISNGPGDPQLCQNTINNVRKVVCVEHPKPVFGICLGHQLLSLVIGSKTYKMKYGNRGHNQPCIHKGTDRCYITSQNHGFAVDPDTLPKDWDVLFTNANDHTNEGIVHNTKPLFSVQFHPEHMAGPTDLVSLFDIFLETVKDHKEGSTTRSVKQRLMDHLTYQDSPKSEEVHRPRKVLILGSGGLSIGQAGEFDYSGSQAIKALKEENIQTVLINPNIATVQTSKGLADKVYFLPITPEYVTQVIKNERPDGVLLTFGGQTALNCGVELTKLGILEKYAVKVLGTPVASIEMTEDRKIFVEKMEEINEHVAPSEAALSVEQALAAAERIGYPVLVRSAFALGGLGSGFANNREELTSLVTSAFAHTSQVLVDKSLKGWKEIEYEVVRDAYDNCITVCNMENIDPLGIHTGESIVVAPSQTLNDHEYNMLRNTAIKVIRHLGIVGECNIQYALNPESEQYYIIEVNARLSRSSALASKATGYPLAYVAAKLGLGIPLPLLKNSVTNSTTANFEPSLDYCVVKVPRWDLSKFLRVSTKIGSSMKSVGEVMAIGRSFEEAFQKALRMVDENCVGFDHTIKPVSEKELQIPTDKRIFVLASAFRAGYTVDQLYELTKIDRWFLHKMKNITDHERLLETYNQDESAMPPEVMRKAKQLGFSDKQIALAVQSTELVVRKLRHDWSILPVVKQIDTVAAEWPAHTNYLYLTYHGTENDLQFNDQHVMVIGSGVYRIGSSVEFDWCAVGCITELRKMGYKTIMVNYNPETVSTDYDMCDRLYFDEISFEVVMDIYERENPEGVILSMGGQLPNNIAMSLHRQQCRILGTSPEFIDSAENRFKFSRMLDTIGISQPQWKELSDTESAMKFCETVGYPCLVRPSYVLSGAAMNVAYSDSDLEKYLSSAVAVSKEYPVVISKFIQEAKEIDVDAVACDGVVMAIAVSEHVENAGVHSGDATLVTPPQDLNPKTIERIKMIVHAIGQELQVTGPFNLQLIAKDDQLKVIECNVRVSRSFPFISKTLGVDLVAVATQAIMGEEMEPVGLMRGKGIVGVKVPQFSFSRLAGADVVLGVEMTSTGEVACFGENRYEAYLKAMLSTGFKIPKKNILLSIGSYKNKSELLPTVQTLESLGYDLYASLGTADFYTEHGVKVKAVDWPFEEDDSVCPTKEKQRSIMNYLEENHFDLVINLSMRNSGGRRLSSFVTKGYRTRRMAVDYSVPLIIDIKCTKLFVQALHQIGRTPPVKTHVDSMTSQTLVRLPGLIDVHVHLREPGATHKEDFSSGTAAALAGGVTMVCAMPNTSPAITDASTLALVQKLAKAGCRCDYALYVGAASDNAAILPSIGSQAAGLKMYLNDTYSTLKMDNVSLWMEHFEKWPKQMPIVAHAEKQTVAAILMVAQLYQRPVHICHVAKKEEILIIRAAKQKGIQVTCEVAPHHLFLCEENVPEIGDGRAQVRPMLGTHEDMEALWENLDIIDCFATDHAPHSVEEKSSDHPPPGYPGLETMLPLLLTAVSDGRLTLDDIIKRLYDNPRRIFNLPVQDNTYVEVDLEQEWVIPQAMQFTKSKWTPFQGLKVKGKVRRVVLRGEVAYIDGQVLVPPGYGEDVKTWPTASIPPPEPVKECPMTPEHPRPTPPWEGPVRTRAPSPRRSAGEGRYLLPPRVHRSSDPGLPPEMVMLPPAGAGDGYSHPPPLSRLLSPQSGPGLLPAGQVSHIQTSPLLHALVGQHILSVRQFSKEQISHLFNVAHTLRLMVQKERSLDILKGRVMASMFYEVSTRTSSSFAAAMQRLGGSVVHFSEATSSSQKGESLADSVQTMSCYADVLVLRHPTPGAVESASRHCRKPVINAGDGVGEHPTQALLDVFTIREELGTVNGMTITMVGDLKHGRTVHSLAKLLTQYRITLRYVAPKNLHMPAEIISYVASKGIKQEEFDSIEEALPDTDVLYMTRIQKERFASEEEYNACFGQFILTPHIMTVAKKKMVVMHPLPRVNEISAEVDTDPRAAYFRQAENGMYIRMALLATVLGR; this is encoded by the exons GCCCGTGTCACTGTCGTACCTTGGGACCATCCACTAGATAGCGCAG ATTTTGATGGTTTGTTCATCAGTAACGGCCCTGGAGATCCTCAGCTCTGTCAGAACACCATCAACAACGTGAGGAAGGTGGTCTGTGTAGAACACCCCAAGCCAGTTTTCGGTATTTGTCTCGGGCACCAGCTCCTCTCTTTAGTCATCGGATCGAAGACCTACAAGATGAA GTACGGTAACCGTGGCCACAACCAGCCGTGCATCCACAAGGGAACAGATCGCTGCTACATCACCAGTCAGAACCATGGGTTCGCTGTCGACCCCGACACCCTGCCTAAAGACTGGGATGTCCTCTTTACCAACGCCAATGATCATACCAATGAGGGAATCGTACACAACACAAAACCACTGTTCAG TGTTCAGTTCCACCCAGAGCACATGGCCGGACCCACAGACCTGGTCAGCTTGTTTGATATCTTCCTTGAAACTGTGAAAGACCACAAGGAGGGCAGCACTACCAGATCTG tgaAGCAGCGTCTGATGGATCACCTCACCTACCAGGATTCTCCAAAGTCTGAAGAGGTACATCGACCCCGGAAGGTCCTCATCCTGGGCTCTGGAGGACTGTCCATCGGCCAGGCTGGGGAGTTCGACTATTCTGGCTCCCAG gctATCAAGGCTCTCAAGGAAGAGAATATCCAGACTGTGCTGATCAACCCCAATATCGCCACTGTCCAGACCTCCAAGGGCCTGGCTGACAAAGTGTACTTCCTCCCCATCACACCGGAGTATGTCACTCAG GTGATAAAGAACGAGCGTCCAGACGGTGTGCTGCTGACCTTCGGTGGTCAGACGGCTCTGAATTGCGGTGTAGAGCTGACGAAGCTTGGCATCCTGGAGAAATATGCAGTAAAGGTTCTGGGAACACCGGTGGCCTCCATCGAGATGACTGAAGACAGGAAGATCTTTGTGGAGAAAATGGAAGAGATCAATGAACACGTCGCTCCCAGTGAGGCGGCGCTGTCTgtggagcag GCACTGGCAGCTGCAGAACGTATAGGCTACCCTGTTCTGGTTCGTTCAGCGTTCGCTCTCGGCGGTCTGGGCTCGGGCTTTGCCAACAACAGAGAAGAGCTGACCTCTCTGGTGACATCAGCCTTCGCCCATACCTCCCAGGTGCTGGTGGACAAATCCCTGAAAGGCTGGAAGGAGATCGAGTACGAGGTGGTCCGCGATGCCTACGACAACTGTATCACT GTGTGTAATATGGAGAATATTGACCCTCTGGGCATCCATACTGGAGAATCCATCGTGGTGGCACCCAGTCAGACGCTCAATGACCACGAATACAACATGCTGAGGAACACAGCCATCAAAGTCATCAGACACCTCGGCATTGTAGGAGAGTGTAACATCCAGTACGCTCTGAACCCAGAGTCTGAACAG TACTACATCATCGAGGTGAATGCACGTCTGTCAAGAAGTTCGGCCCTCGCCAGTAAGGCGACAGGTTACCCTCTCGCCTACGTAGCGGCTAAACTGGGCCTGGGGATCCCGCTGCCACTGCTCAA GAATTCTGTGACCAACTCCACAACAGCCAACTTTGAGCCGAGTTTGGACTACTGTGTGGTGAAGGTGCCTCGCTGGGATCTCAGCAAGTTCCTCAGGGTCTCCACCAAGATTGGCAGCTCCATGAAGAGTGTCG GGGAGGTGATGGCTATTGGCCGTAGCTTTGAGGAGGCCTTCCAGAAAGCCCTGAGGATGGTGGATGAGAACTGTGTTGGCTTTGACCACACCATCAAGCCCGTCTCTGAAAAG GAGCTGCAGATTCCGACAGATAAGCGCATCTTTGTATTGGCGTCCGCATTCAGAGCCGGCTACACAGTGGACCAGCTGTACGAGCTCACCAAGATCGACCGCTGGTTCCTGCACAAGATGAAGAACATCACCGATCACGAGCGACTGCTGGAGACCTACAACCAG GATGAGAGTGCCATGCCTCCAGAGGTGATGCGGAAGGCCAAGCAGCTGGGCTTCTCAGACAAGCAGATAGCATTAGCTGTGCAGAG CACAGAGCTGGTAGTGAGAAAGCTGCGTCATGATTGGTCTATCCTGCCCGTAGTAAAGCAGATTGATACGGTGGCAGCCGAATGGCCCGCCCACACAAACTACCTGTACCTAACCTACCATGGCACCGAGAACGACCTGCAGTTCAACGACCAGCATGTCATGGTGATCGGCTCGGGGGTTTACCGCATCGGCAGCAGTGTGGAGTTTGATTGGTGTGCGGTCGGGTGCATCACTGAGCTCAGGAAG ATGGGTTATAAGACCATCATGGTGAACTACAACCCGGAGACAGTCAGCACAGACTACGACATGTGTGACCGCCTCTACTttgatgagatctcctttgaG GTGGTGATGGATATCTACGAGAGAGAGAACCCAGAGGGAGTGATCCTCTCTATGGGAGGCCAGCTGCCCAACAACATCGCCATGTCACTGCACCGCCAGCAGTGCCGCATCCTGGGAACTTCACCTGAGTTCATCGACAGTGCCGAGAACAGGTTCAAGTTCTCCCGTATGTTGGACACCATCGGGATCAGCCAGCCGCAGTGGAAGGAGCTGTCGGACACTGAG tctGCTATGAAGTTTTGTGAGACTGTGGGTTATCCATGCCTGGTCCGTCCTTCCTACGTTCTCAGTGGGGCAGCCATGAACGTCGCCTACAGTGACAGTGACCTCGAGAAATACCTGAGCAGCGCTGTAGCTGTGTCAAAGGAATACCCCGTCGTCATCTCCAAATTCATTCAGGAGGCCAAG GAGATAGATGTAGACGCTGTGGCCTGTGATGGGGTAGTGATGGCCATTGCGGTGTCTGAACACGTGGAGAACGCTGGCGTTCACTCTGGTGACGCCACACTGGTGACACCGCCTCAGGATCTCAACCCGAAGACTATTGAGAGGATCAAGATGATCGTCCATGCCATCGGCCAGGAGCTGCAGGTCACCGGACCTTTCAACCTGCAGCTGATAGCAAAG GACGACCAACTGAAGGTGATCGAGTGCAACGTCCGAGTCTCCCGCTCCTTCCCCTTCATATCCAAGACACTGGGCGTGGACCTTGTTGCCGTGGCGACTCAGGCCATTATGGGGGAGGAAATGGAGCCTGTGGGCCTAATGAGAGGAAAAGGGATTGTAGGAGTCAAG GTTCCTCAGTTTTCCTTCTCTCGGCTGGCCGGAGCTGACGTGGTGCTCGGGGTGGAGATGACTAGCACTGGTGAGGTGGCCTGTTTCGGGGAGAACAGATACGAGGCATACCTTAAAGCCATGCTCTCCACGGGCTTCAAGATCCCCAAAAAGAACATCCTGCTCTCTATCGGCAGCTATAAG AATAAGAGCGAGCTGCTGCCCACCGTGCAGACTTTGGAGTCCCTGGGTTACGACCTGTACGCAAGTTTGGGGACTGCGGACTTCTACACAGAACATGGAGTCAAG GTGAAAGCTGTTGATTGGCCGTTTGAGGAGGATGACAGCGTGTGTCCCACTAAAGAGAAGCAGCGCAGCATCATGAACTACTTGGAGGAAAACCACTTCGATCTGGTCATCAACCTCTCCATGAGGAACAGCGGAGGTCGCAGGCTCTCCTCCTTCGTCACCAAAGGCTACAGAACGAGACGCATGGCCGTTGATTACTCTGTCCCCCTCATCATCGACATCAAGTGCACCAAACTCTTTGTGCAG GCTCTCCATCAGATTGGTAGGACTCCACCTGTGAAGACTCACGTCGACAGCATGACTTCCCAGACGCTGGTCCGTCTACCTG GTCTGATTGATGTGCATGTTCACCTGCGGGAGCCTGGAGCCACACATAAGGAGGATTTCTCCTCTGGTACAGCAGCTGCTCTGGCAGGAGGCGTGACCATGGTGTGTGCAATGCCTAATACTTCCCCTGCCATCACTGACGCCAGCACTCTGGCCCTGGTACAGAAG CTGGCCAAAGCAGGCTGTCGCTGTGACTACGCCTTGTATGTGGGCGCTGCTTCAGACAACGCAGCCATCCTGCCATCCATCGGCAGCCAGGCTGCCGGCCTGAAGATGTATCTGAACGACACGTACTCCACCCTCAAGATGGACAACGTCTCTCTCTGGATGGAG CACTTTGAGAAGTGGCCCAAACAGATGCCCATCGTTGCTCATGCTGAGAAGCAGACAGTGGCTGCAATCCTGATGGTGGCCCAGCTCTACCAGCGGCCCGTCCACATCTGCCATGTGGCCAAAAAGGAGGAG attCTGATCATCCGAGCAGCAAAGCAAAAGGGCATCCAGGTCACGTGTGAGGTGGCACCTCatcatctcttcctctgtgaGGAAAATGTGCCAGAGATCGGCGATGGACGGGCGCAGGTCCGACCCATGCTGGGAACACACGAGGACATGGAGGCTCTCTGGGAAAACCTGGACATCATCGACTGCTTTGCCACAGACCACG CTCCCCACTCTGTAGAGGAGAAGAGCAGCGATCATCCTCCTCCCGGTTACCCCGGCCTGGAGACaatgctgccactgctgctgacCGCTGTCAGTGATGGACGTCTTACtctggatgacatcatcaaacgTCTCTATGACAACCCACGCCGGATCTTCAACTTGCCTGTCCAGGACAACACCTATGTggag GTGGACTTGGAGCAGGAGTGGGTTATCCCTCAGGCCATGCAGTTCACTAAGTCAAAGTGGACCCCATTCCAGGGTCTGAAGGTGAAGGGTAAAGTCCGCCGTGTGGTTCTGCGTGGAGAGGTGGCCTACATCGATGGCCAg GTGTTGGTGCCTCCAGGTTACGGTGAAGATGTGAAGACTTGGCCGACCGCTTCGATCCCTCCTCCTGAACCTGTTAAAGAATGTCCCATG ACTCCAGAGCACCCTCGTCCAACTCCTCCCTGGGAAGGCCCGGTCCGAACCCGCGCGCCCAGCCCGCGACGATCTGCAGGAGAGGGCCGCTACCTGCTGCCACCTCGTGTCCACCGCTCATCTGATCCTGGACTACCACCAG AGATGGTTATGCTCCCACCAGCTGGTGCTGGTGACGGTTACagccaccctcctcctctgtccaggCTGCTGTCTCCTCAGTCAGGACCGGGACTGTTACCTGCTGGACAGGTGTCTCATATCCAGacctctcctctgctccacGCGCTGGTGGGCCAGCACATCCTGTCTGTACGGCAGTTCAGCAAAGAGCAG ATCTCGCACCTCTTTAACGTTGCCCACACGTTACGTTTGATGGTTCAGAAGGAGCGAAGCTTGGACATCCTGAAG GGTAGAGTTATGGCGTCCATGTTCTACGAGGTCAGCACTCGCACCAGCAGCTCCTTCGCCGCAGCCATGCAACGTCTTGGCGGCTCGGTCGTTCACTTCAGTGAAGCCACCTCGTCGTCACAGAAAGGAGAATCTCTGGCTGACTCTGTCCAGACCATGAGCTGCTATGCCGACGTTCTAGTGCTCCGACACCCAACGCCAGGAGCTGTAGAG AGTGCATCACGTCATTGCCGTAAGCCTGTGATCAATGCTGGAGACGGTGTGGGGGAGCATCCCACCCAGGCCCTGCTGGACGTCTTCACCATCAGAGAGGAGCTGGGGACGGTTAACGGCATGACG ataaCCATGGTTGGTGATCTGAAACATGGCCGCACCGTTCATTCCCTCGCCAAACTGCTGACCCAGTACCGCATCACGCTGCGCTATGTGGCTCCAAAGAACCTCCACATGCCAGCAGAGATCATCAGCTACGTGGCCTCAAAGGGCATTAAACAG gaGGAGTTCGACAGCATCGAGGAAGCTCTGCCTGACACCGACGTCCTCTACATGACGAGGATCCAGAAGGAGAGGTTTGCATCTGAGGAGGAGTACAATGCT tgtTTCGGCCAGTTCATCCTCACTCCTCACATCATGACTGTAGCCAAAAAGAAGATGGTGGTGATGCATCCGCTGCCCAGAGTCAATGAAATCAG TGCGGAGGTGGACACGGACCCGAGGGCGGCATATTTCCGCCAGGCAGAAAATGGCATGTACATCCGCATGGCCCTACTGGCCACAGTACTGGGCAGATAG